One Rickettsiales bacterium DNA segment encodes these proteins:
- a CDS encoding cupredoxin domain-containing protein produces MKFLTLALTLALIAVNANAMETREIIIKDHKFIPEVLTIPADTRVKLLVKNQDPTAAEFESDDFKREKILPGNSQANIFIPALPVGEYKFFDEFNVDTTQGILKVE; encoded by the coding sequence ATGAAATTCTTAACACTCGCCCTCACCCTTGCTTTGATTGCCGTTAATGCAAACGCGATGGAAACTCGTGAGATTATTATTAAGGATCACAAATTTATACCAGAGGTACTGACCATCCCGGCTGACACTCGTGTAAAATTACTCGTAAAGAATCAAGACCCAACCGCCGCCGAGTTCGAAAGCGACGATTTCAAACGCGAGAAGATCCTCCCCGGCAATAGCCAAGCAAATATCTTCATCCCCGCGCTGCCAGTCGGCGAATATAAATTTTTCGATGAATTTAACGTCGACACCACCCAAGGCATTTTAAAGGTCGAATAG
- a CDS encoding FTR1 family protein encodes MYGVSIFVLREVFEIALIISVMLAATRGLSGRMPYIWGGMVAGAAGAAVIAAFTSTISQLADGMGQEILNAGILLTAAAMIGWTAIWMRVHGRELSQNIKSAANNNSMWILFTIIALAVFREGAEMVLFSFGAHAQGTTWFEISEGAVIGLIGGVVIGTLFYLGMIKLFARHFLSITSTLLTFLAAGLAAKGVYYLAMVGLVPEFGYQLWDSSFLVSNESILGESLGVLLGYNATPSGIELMVYVATLALIYSGLRASQKSHSS; translated from the coding sequence ATGTACGGCGTTAGCATATTTGTATTACGAGAAGTGTTTGAAATTGCACTCATCATCAGCGTCATGCTCGCCGCAACACGCGGTCTTAGCGGACGCATGCCTTACATCTGGGGCGGCATGGTTGCCGGTGCTGCGGGTGCTGCCGTGATCGCCGCCTTCACCAGCACCATCAGCCAACTAGCCGATGGTATGGGGCAAGAAATCCTCAATGCCGGCATCCTCCTGACTGCCGCCGCAATGATTGGCTGGACGGCGATCTGGATGCGCGTACATGGCCGCGAGCTGTCTCAAAACATCAAAAGCGCTGCCAATAACAACTCCATGTGGATACTCTTCACTATCATCGCCCTCGCCGTATTCCGCGAAGGCGCAGAGATGGTACTTTTCTCTTTCGGCGCCCATGCTCAAGGCACTACATGGTTCGAAATTAGCGAAGGTGCCGTGATCGGCCTTATTGGCGGCGTGGTCATCGGCACGCTCTTCTATCTGGGCATGATCAAGCTCTTCGCCCGCCATTTTCTTAGCATCACGAGTACGCTCCTGACCTTCCTAGCCGCGGGCTTAGCCGCCAAAGGCGTCTATTACCTCGCCATGGTCGGCTTGGTGCCAGAATTTGGTTACCAGCTATGGGATAGCAGCTTCCTCGTCAGCAATGAAAGCATCCTCGGCGAATCCCTCGGCGTGCTACTAGGCTATAACGCCACCCCATCCGGCATTGAGCTAATGGTTTACGTCGCCACCCTAGCCCTCATTTACAGCGGTTTGAGAGCCTCACAGAAAAGCCACTCCTCCTAA
- the htpG gene encoding molecular chaperone HtpG encodes MAEAKTKKKTESKKTESKVEKHEFSAEISKVLKLMIHSLYTNKDIFLRELISNASDACDKLRYQALSNDKLLGKDAELSIAISSNEGERTLTLRDNGIGMSRDDLVANLGTIAKSGTGEFMEALTGDSAKDTSLIGQFGVGFYAAYMVADKVTVRSLKAGEKEAWTWESEGEGEFTLEPVTDEFTRGTEIILHLRADSEEYADKHRISHIAQTYSDHISFPIHFTDEEGESNQLNEAAALWTRPTKDIEDEQYKEFYNHVAHQPDEPWAILHNKIEGNLSYTNLLFIPSQQPFDLFNQERRRRVKLYVKRVFITDENVEIVPAYLRFLRGVVDSEDLPLNISRETLQDNPMLQKIQDSITKKVLMTLKKKSEKEPEEYTKFWNNFGAVLKEGLCEQSQMKERILETCMFSTSEGDSTTTLDAYVEGMKEDQNTIYYLTGEKLETLRHHPQLEGFKKHGINVILLHDHVDDFWVNVVNEYKGKQFKSVTKASNDLDKYTDDDKAEESKEDEKESGQMEVLVTMLQEIYGESVKQVRTTNKLSESPVCLAVAEGDMDIRMERFMRENKQLPDTAYAKILEINPDHQVIKALAENIGDQGRNAKAEDMAWLLLDQAKITEGEEISDPAAFSRRLTQFLTSGLAA; translated from the coding sequence ATGGCCGAAGCTAAAACGAAGAAAAAGACTGAGTCTAAAAAGACTGAATCTAAAGTAGAGAAACACGAATTTAGTGCGGAAATTTCCAAGGTGCTGAAGCTGATGATTCACTCGCTTTATACCAATAAAGATATTTTCTTGCGCGAGCTGATTTCTAATGCATCCGATGCGTGCGATAAGCTTCGCTATCAAGCGCTCTCGAACGATAAGCTGCTAGGTAAAGATGCAGAGTTGAGCATTGCCATTTCGTCCAATGAGGGCGAACGTACGCTGACCCTTCGCGATAATGGTATTGGCATGAGCCGTGATGATCTCGTGGCGAATCTCGGCACGATTGCAAAATCTGGCACGGGCGAATTTATGGAAGCGCTAACGGGTGACTCGGCGAAGGATACCTCGTTGATTGGTCAATTTGGTGTGGGTTTCTATGCGGCCTATATGGTGGCGGATAAAGTCACTGTTCGCTCGCTTAAAGCGGGTGAGAAAGAAGCGTGGACATGGGAATCCGAAGGCGAGGGCGAATTTACGTTAGAGCCTGTGACGGATGAATTTACGCGCGGTACGGAAATCATCCTACACTTGCGCGCCGATTCTGAGGAATATGCCGATAAGCACCGTATCAGCCATATTGCACAAACCTATTCGGACCATATTAGCTTCCCTATCCATTTCACCGATGAAGAGGGTGAGAGCAATCAGCTCAATGAAGCGGCGGCGCTTTGGACTCGCCCGACCAAGGATATTGAGGATGAGCAGTATAAAGAATTTTACAACCACGTAGCGCATCAGCCTGATGAGCCTTGGGCGATCTTGCATAATAAAATTGAAGGCAATCTCAGCTATACGAACTTGTTGTTTATTCCCTCGCAGCAGCCATTTGATTTGTTTAATCAGGAGCGTCGCCGCCGTGTGAAGCTTTACGTGAAGCGCGTGTTTATTACGGATGAAAACGTAGAGATTGTGCCGGCTTATCTACGCTTCTTGCGTGGGGTGGTCGATAGCGAAGACTTGCCGCTAAATATCAGCCGCGAGACGTTGCAAGATAATCCGATGTTGCAAAAGATTCAGGATTCTATCACCAAAAAAGTGCTGATGACGCTCAAGAAGAAATCCGAAAAAGAGCCGGAAGAATATACGAAATTCTGGAATAATTTTGGTGCCGTGCTGAAGGAAGGTCTGTGCGAGCAGAGCCAGATGAAGGAACGTATCTTAGAAACCTGTATGTTTAGTACCTCGGAAGGGGATTCTACGACCACGCTGGATGCGTATGTTGAAGGCATGAAGGAAGATCAGAATACGATCTATTACCTGACCGGAGAGAAGCTTGAAACGTTGCGCCATCACCCACAATTAGAGGGCTTCAAGAAGCATGGCATCAATGTGATATTGCTGCATGACCATGTCGATGATTTCTGGGTGAATGTGGTGAATGAATATAAGGGTAAGCAGTTCAAGTCTGTCACCAAAGCCAGCAATGATCTCGATAAATATACCGATGATGATAAGGCGGAGGAAAGCAAGGAAGACGAGAAGGAATCTGGTCAAATGGAGGTGCTCGTTACGATGCTTCAAGAGATTTACGGCGAGTCTGTAAAGCAAGTGCGTACCACGAATAAACTGTCGGAAAGCCCGGTTTGTTTGGCGGTCGCTGAGGGTGATATGGATATCCGAATGGAACGCTTCATGCGCGAGAATAAGCAGCTGCCCGATACGGCCTATGCCAAAATTCTGGAAATTAATCCTGACCATCAGGTGATTAAGGCCTTGGCTGAGAATATCGGTGATCAGGGACGTAATGCCAAAGCCGAAGATATGGCGTGGCTGTTGCTAGACCAAGCGAAGATTACGGAGGGTGAGGAAATTTCTGACCCTGCCGCATTCAGTCGCCGTCTGACACAGTTTTTGACGAGTGGTTTAGCAGCTTAA
- a CDS encoding GIY-YIG nuclease family protein, producing the protein MKQPAIYILASERNGTLYIGMTTNLIRRVYEHRTDVMEGFSRKYQTKALVYYELHECIEDATLYTSNITV; encoded by the coding sequence ATGAAACAACCTGCTATTTATATCTTAGCGAGTGAGCGCAACGGCACGTTATATATTGGTATGACGACGAATTTAATTCGTCGGGTTTATGAGCATCGTACGGATGTCATGGAAGGTTTCTCCCGCAAATACCAAACTAAAGCGCTGGTTTACTACGAACTGCATGAATGTATTGAGGATGCTACATTATACACCTCTAATATTACCGTTTGA